From Brevinematales bacterium:
AGTTACGAAGATGCTATGAAGATTCTAGAAAAAGCAAAAAAACTCAATAGCTCAGCCTTCTTGGTAGTAAGTAAATAGTTTACCTATATGTAGGTAAAGTAGATTTTTTAATGAGTTTTATGTAAATATCTGTTCTTCTGTTGAATGCTCTTCCTTCAGGTGTATCATTGGATTCTACAGGTTCAAATTCTGCTCTACCGCTTGCTGTCATGATTTCAGGATTTGCTCCAAAGTCAATAAGTGCTCTAACAACCGAGGATGCTCTTGCTGTTGAAAGTTCCCAGTTTGAGGGGAATTTTTCTTTGATTATCGGATTTATAACGGGTGATTTATCTGTGTGACCTATAACATCAACTTTCACATCTTTTAAACTAGAAATTAAATCTGCAACTTTTTTGATAGTTGGCATTAATTCTTCTCTTATATCAGCACTTCCACTCTCAAAGAAAAAGTCGTCAGCTAGACTTATTTTTATTCCTTCTTCAGTTATTGTAACCTTCACTTTTTTACTTTTTATTTCTGGTTTAAAAAGTTCCCTTGCTTCTTGTTGGACTCTTGACATAGCAATACCTGTTTCTCTTGATGGCAAGGATTCTATGGATGAGCCTAGCTCTGCAAATTGTCCTTGAGATAAACTCTTCCCTCCTGTCAAAAAACCTATGTTTCCTGAAAACGAGGAAAGGATCATCCTGGCTTCTAATCCTTCTATGGTTGCTTCTGACATTAGTACTACAAATAGAGCTAAAAGTAGATTATTCATATCCGCAAAAGTAAATATCCAAAGAGGCATTTCTCTTTTATGGCCTAATTCCTTCTTTTTTGCCATAATTATGCTCCTTCTTTTTTAGCGAGGATTTGTTCCCTCATTTTTGGTGGTAGGAAAGCTGTTAGTTTTTCTCTTGTTAATGTTGGGTTATCTCCTGCTTGAATTGACAGCACTCCTTCTAACATTATTGTTTTTACAAGTATGTCTTTTTGGTTTTTGAGATCTAATCTAGTAGCCATAGGTAGTACTATAGCATTTGATATGAAAACTGCGTAAAGTGTAGCAATGAATGCTATAGCAACTCCATGCGTGACTGCTGATTTGTCTTCTGCGTGACTTAATGCTGCTATTAGACCTACCAGTGCTCCTGCCATACCTAATGCAGGACCATAATATCCCCATTCATCAAAAAATTTCTTATTGAAAAGGTGCCTAAGTTCCATTTGTTCCATTTCTGTTATCATGATATGTTTTACCATTTCGGGATCAGTACCATCAACTATAAGTTGAATTGCCTTTCTTAGGAAAGGTTCTTTTATATCTTGGACGTCGTTTTCTAATGATAATAATCCTTCTCTTCTAGACTTCTCAGCAAATGTTACTAGAGTTTCTATGAGCTCTGCAAAATCTATGTCCTCAGTTGAAAATAAAACTCTGAATATATTGGGTAAGTTTTTTACGTATTCAAAAGGTACAGATACTATTGCTGCACCAAAAGGAGATACAACAGATATTAGGAACGCGGCTAAGTCGGCGTAAGTGTACAATGGTACCCCGTGAAGAAGTATGGCAACAAACATTGATACTACTGATATTACTAAACCTATAACTATGTATAGGTCAAACTTTCTATCACCCATTCTTTGCCTCCAAAATAGAGGAGATGAAAATCTCCTTTAGCTTAAGTTTTATTTTTTCTTCTATGTAAGAAGGTTCTTCAATTACTATATACATAACTTCGTTCATCATCCTTATAACGGTATTATTTTTCTTTTCCACCATTTCAATCTGGAATGGATTTATGTTTATCTTTGAACCATCTATTCTTGTTAGCTCTATGAGCATATTCTTAGTTTATTATGTTTTGTAGCTGTCTTTCAAGAAATTTAGCTACTAGTTTAAGAAATCCTTGTATTCTGATGAATTACGTGGAATGTCTTTACTTTGTTTGGTATTAGTGATTGAAGTAGTTAGTGATTAAGCATTATGAATCTATGGACTAATTTTTATTGATAAACTTTTCATACTCGTAAATAATTTAGAATGAGGTAAAATAATATGACTACTCTAGTTGTGGGGTTACAATGGGGAGATGAAGGAAAGGCCAAAGTAATAGATCTTTTAGCAGGACAGTATGATTACGTTGTTAGGTATCAAGGGGGAGCAAATGCAGGGCATACCGTGGTGGTTGGAGGTAGGAAGTTTATATTTCATCTTTTGCCTTCAGGTCTCATGAATCTGAACGCAAAGGTTGTTATAGGTAATGGAGTTGTAATAGATATTGATCAATTGAGTGATGAAATCCATAGTCTTGAAAAGATGGGATTTCCTGTTTCCAACAGAGTTATAGTAAGTGATAAAGCGCATATAGTTATGGAATATCATAAATTAATAGATGCTCTTAGAGAAAGTTTATCTCCAAAGAAGATAGGTACGACATCTAGAGGTATAGGTCCTTGCTATGAAGATAAAATAGCAAGAAAAGGTATAAGGATAAGTGACATTGCCAATTTAACAGTTGATCAACTTTCTGAGAAAATAAAGATGTTTTCTGAAGAAAAGATTTTTTTAATTAGAAACTTTTACAAATACGATTACAAATTTGACAGTCTTGAGTTGGCTAGGAATTGTAAATCAAGATTTGAAGAGCTGAATTTAAGGGTTAGCAATGTTGAGATACTTCTGAATAAAGAGATTGAAAACAGTAAGAATATACTTTTTGAAGGTGCTCAGGGTGTTTTACTTGATATTGATTTTGGAACTTATCCTTACGTTACTTCATCAAATGCTTCAAGTAATGGTGTTGCAACTGGTACTGGAGTATTTCCTAAAAACATTACTAATGTTATAGGTATAGTAAAATCATACACAACTAGAGTAGGAGAGGGACCTTTTCCGACAGAGCAAGATAACGATATTGGAAAACAGATACGAGAAAAAGGAGGTGAATTTGGTGCTACTACTGGAAGACCTAGGAGATGTGGATGGATTGATTTACCTATGTTAAGATATTCTACAATATTGAGCGGTACTACAGAGATATTTTTGACTAAAATTGATGTCCTTTCCGGCATGGATGAAATAAAAGTTTGTACTGAATATAAAATAGATGGAGAGATGTATGATATACCACCCTTTATGGATCCAACTACATTATACAGAATAGAACCTGTATATAAAAGTTTCAAAGGTTGGACTAAAAGTCTTTCGAATATGAGAAAATTAAGTGAATTACCAAAAGAAGCGAGAGAATATATTGATTTTTTACAGGAATCTTTACAAATACCAATAACCTATATCTCTGTAGGACCTGATAGGGAACAAACGATAATATTAAAATAATACCTTATCACCCCTTTTTAGGTTTATATCTATAGCAGTATTTGATAAAATTTCGAGTACAAACCTTGAAGGCTTAGAAGGTTTAACGCCTTTTGTTGAAAGCGGTGGTGGATAAAATACATCAACAACTCTTTTGTTATTGTCAATGTAAACTATTGCCAGGGGCAGGTATGTATTTTTCATCCAAAATGAAATATAACCGTCATTAGGAAATAAAAATATCATACCTTCGTTTGTTTTCATATCTTTTCTAAACATAAGTCCTACAGCCAGTTCTTCAGGTTTTTTGGCTACTTCGCAAATGAGTTTGAAAGTTCCTTTCTCGTTAATAATTACTACATTAGTTTTGGTTTCAAATAAATTGTTATTAGTAGCATAAGCTAGAGTTTCCGAAACTGTTACAAAGATAAGTAGAAAAAACTTTACATATCTCATGGATAGTTGAAGGATAAATTTTAGCACATTTGGAAGTCAAAGTTTTTTAAGATTTCCTGATGGTGTTTATTGTTATCCAACTGATTTAACTTAAGTATTGGCAATATCATACAGTATAGTAAAGGCTTTGATCTTCAGTTGATTTTTTATTTTGAATTGTTGTTACGATACCTTTATAATAAGGTTGCTAAATTATTCTAAGGAGATAGGATATGAAAATTTTGATAGCTAATAGAGGTGAGATTGCGGTTAGAGTTATAAGGACTTGTAAAGAGCTTGGTTTTAAAACAATTGCTGTTTATTCCGAGGCAGATAGAGATTCGCTTCATAGAAAACTTGCTGATGAAGATATATGTATAGGTGGTTCTTATAGTAAGGATTCTTACCTTAATATTCCAAATCTTATAAGTGCTGCTACTATACTCAAGGCTGATGCTATACATCCTGGGTATGGATTTTTATCGGAAAATGCTAAGTTTTCAGAAATATGTAAAAATCATGGTATAACATTCTTAGGTCCTTCGCCTGAGGTTATATCTCTTATGGGTGATAAATCGACTGCAAAGAATACGATGAAAAAATTCAACGTTCCAACGGTACCGGGTAGTGAGGGCGTTATAAGTAGTGTAGATGAAGCTCTTGAGGTTGCTAGAGCAATTGGGTATCCAGTGATAATAAAAGCTACTGCTGGTGGTGGTGGAAAAGGAATGAGGATATGTTATTCTGCTGATGATTTAAAGAAGCTTCTACCCTTGACACAATCAGAGGCACAAGCGGCGTTCGGTAATCCTGGAGTTTATATTGAAAAGTACATACAGAACCCAAAACATATAGAAATACAATTTATTGGTGATAAATACGGTAATGCTGTTACGTTTGGAGAAAGAGATTGCTCGATTCAGAGAAAACACCAAAAACTTATAGAAGAAGCTCCTGGACCTACTATAACTGAAGAACAAAGAGAAAAAATATCAAACATAGTAAGGAATGCTGTAAGCTCAATAGGTTACGTGGGAGCTGGAACAATGGAATTTATAATGGATGAGAATGGAAATTTCTATTTCATGGAAGTTAATACGAGAATACAAGTAGAACATCCTGTAACTGAAGAAGTAACAGGATATGACCTTATAAGAGAGCAAATGCTTGTTTGTTTAGGTGAGAAACTGTCTGTGAAACAAGAGGATGTAAAAATGAACGGACACGCTATGGAATTTAGAATAAACGCTGAAGATCCATTCAACGAATTTAGACCATCTCCAGGACAAATAAAGGTTTTACATCTGCCTGGTGGATATGGAGTAAGAGTTGATACTCATATATACCAAGGATATGAAATTCCTATGTATTACGATTCCATGGTTGCTAAACTTATAGTATGGGGCAAGAATAGGAATGAGGTAATAAACAGAGCTAAACGAGCATTAAGTGAATTTACTATAGAGGGTATACCTACTACTATACCATTTCATTCCAAAGTACTAGAACATCCTGTATTTCTTAGTGGTACACATACAACAAAGTTCCTTGAAAACTTTAGTATGTAAATATATGAAAAAAGTTTCAAAGCGAGAGTTATATGGGATATTCATAAGAAATTTTTGGGGTATTGTCTATGCTACTTTAGCTGTACTGTCGGTTGTCTTAATACTAGTAGTAGGATTAGGGGTATTTGTACTTTTGGTACTTGTAGGGTTTGTTGCATTTCTCGTAGGAAATTCAAGAGATAAAAATGTATCGACTGTTCAGAATATAAAGGATTTTATAGACAAGTTAAATGATAAAATCAAAGCACTTAAATAATGAAAGTACTTATTATTGATACATCTTATATAGATTTCTCTTCAGTGTGTGTTTTTTTAGGGAGTGAAAGTTTGTGTTTTCATATATCTACGAATGAGCCTTTGTTTTGGGATCTACTAAAGACATCAATTGATATTAAAAATATTGACCTAGAAACCCTTGAAGCAGTAGCAGTTTCTATAGGGCCTGGACCATTTACCTCACTTAGGAA
This genomic window contains:
- a CDS encoding OmpA family protein, with protein sequence MAKKKELGHKREMPLWIFTFADMNNLLLALFVVLMSEATIEGLEARMILSSFSGNIGFLTGGKSLSQGQFAELGSSIESLPSRETGIAMSRVQQEARELFKPEIKSKKVKVTITEEGIKISLADDFFFESGSADIREELMPTIKKVADLISSLKDVKVDVIGHTDKSPVINPIIKEKFPSNWELSTARASSVVRALIDFGANPEIMTASGRAEFEPVESNDTPEGRAFNRRTDIYIKLIKKSTLPTYR
- a CDS encoding adenylosuccinate synthase, with the protein product MTTLVVGLQWGDEGKAKVIDLLAGQYDYVVRYQGGANAGHTVVVGGRKFIFHLLPSGLMNLNAKVVIGNGVVIDIDQLSDEIHSLEKMGFPVSNRVIVSDKAHIVMEYHKLIDALRESLSPKKIGTTSRGIGPCYEDKIARKGIRISDIANLTVDQLSEKIKMFSEEKIFLIRNFYKYDYKFDSLELARNCKSRFEELNLRVSNVEILLNKEIENSKNILFEGAQGVLLDIDFGTYPYVTSSNASSNGVATGTGVFPKNITNVIGIVKSYTTRVGEGPFPTEQDNDIGKQIREKGGEFGATTGRPRRCGWIDLPMLRYSTILSGTTEIFLTKIDVLSGMDEIKVCTEYKIDGEMYDIPPFMDPTTLYRIEPVYKSFKGWTKSLSNMRKLSELPKEAREYIDFLQESLQIPITYISVGPDREQTIILK
- a CDS encoding flagellar FlbD family protein, translated to MLIELTRIDGSKININPFQIEMVEKKNNTVIRMMNEVMYIVIEEPSYIEEKIKLKLKEIFISSILEAKNG
- the accC gene encoding acetyl-CoA carboxylase biotin carboxylase subunit; amino-acid sequence: MKILIANRGEIAVRVIRTCKELGFKTIAVYSEADRDSLHRKLADEDICIGGSYSKDSYLNIPNLISAATILKADAIHPGYGFLSENAKFSEICKNHGITFLGPSPEVISLMGDKSTAKNTMKKFNVPTVPGSEGVISSVDEALEVARAIGYPVIIKATAGGGGKGMRICYSADDLKKLLPLTQSEAQAAFGNPGVYIEKYIQNPKHIEIQFIGDKYGNAVTFGERDCSIQRKHQKLIEEAPGPTITEEQREKISNIVRNAVSSIGYVGAGTMEFIMDENGNFYFMEVNTRIQVEHPVTEEVTGYDLIREQMLVCLGEKLSVKQEDVKMNGHAMEFRINAEDPFNEFRPSPGQIKVLHLPGGYGVRVDTHIYQGYEIPMYYDSMVAKLIVWGKNRNEVINRAKRALSEFTIEGIPTTIPFHSKVLEHPVFLSGTHTTKFLENFSM
- a CDS encoding DUF192 domain-containing protein, with translation MRYVKFFLLIFVTVSETLAYATNNNLFETKTNVVIINEKGTFKLICEVAKKPEELAVGLMFRKDMKTNEGMIFLFPNDGYISFWMKNTYLPLAIVYIDNNKRVVDVFYPPPLSTKGVKPSKPSRFVLEILSNTAIDINLKRGDKVLF
- a CDS encoding MotA/TolQ/ExbB proton channel family protein — its product is MGDRKFDLYIVIGLVISVVSMFVAILLHGVPLYTYADLAAFLISVVSPFGAAIVSVPFEYVKNLPNIFRVLFSTEDIDFAELIETLVTFAEKSRREGLLSLENDVQDIKEPFLRKAIQLIVDGTDPEMVKHIMITEMEQMELRHLFNKKFFDEWGYYGPALGMAGALVGLIAALSHAEDKSAVTHGVAIAFIATLYAVFISNAIVLPMATRLDLKNQKDILVKTIMLEGVLSIQAGDNPTLTREKLTAFLPPKMREQILAKKEGA